From a single Nicotiana tabacum cultivar K326 chromosome 8, ASM71507v2, whole genome shotgun sequence genomic region:
- the LOC142162832 gene encoding uncharacterized protein LOC142162832 codes for MAWNMKSLEQSLRNMQGLSGQKSVSYSDPYIFSHVHLPAGFKMPKFEKYNGHGDPVAHLKRYCNQLRGAGGKEELLMAYFAESLTGIASEWYTHQEITHWHVWDDMARDFACQFHYNVDIAPDRNALSNLKKKTAESFREYDVKWREQAARVKPPMDEIEMVTVFLQAQEVDYFQNMMSALGKSFAKAIKIGEMVENSLKTGRILSHSAFKATS; via the coding sequence atggcttGGAACATGAAGAGCCTGGAACAAAGCCTGAGaaacatgcaaggtctgagtggccaaaagagtgtctcatactctgaccCCTATATATTTTCCCATGTCCATTTGCCAGCTGgattcaagatgccaaaatttgaaaagtacaatgGGCATGGAGACCCGGTCGCTCACCTGAAACGATACTGTAACCAGTTGAGAGgtgctggtggaaaagaggagctgttaatggcatattttgcggaaagcctcaccggaatcgcttctgagtggtatacgCATCAAGAAATTACTCATTGGCATGTGTGGGACGATATGGCTCGAGATTTTGCCTGCCAGTTCCActataatgtggacatcgctcccgacagaaacgctttgtccaatttgaaaaagaaaactgctgaaagcttccgcgaatatgatgtcaaatggcgtgagcaagctgccagggtaaagcctccaatggacgaaattgaaatggtcactgTCTTTTTACAGGCCCAAGAGgtggactacttccagaacatgatgtctgctcTGGGAAAGTCATTCGCtaaggctatcaaaattggggaaatggttgaaaatagTTTAAAAACAGGTCGAATCTTGAGTCACTCTGCTTTTAAGGCCACATCATAG
- the LOC142162831 gene encoding uncharacterized protein LOC142162831, which translates to MAEMYQAWAKGHPPPIYPANPAYIPPSTQPPESPTVNSSPAFPLYQQCHGATSHTSQAPPPKQEPYPPSPITPVFVAPPPATLHRFSSEPLFQTHDNQYYLPEPTFKVPEPYPYTSHLDIPTETEKLPKNPEHEEMIRKVKSLEQSFRDMRGLGGQVSVAYKDLCLFPDVQLPAGFKMPKFDLYDGHGDPVAHLRGFCSKIRRAGGRDELLMAYFSQSLSRSALEWYTRQDHNRWYTWGDLAQAFACHFRYNLEIIPDRLSLTKLEKKPGESFREYGFRWREQAARVDPSMKENNMVDYFLQSLEPTYFGHLVSTVGKSFNEVVKMGGMVEEGLKSNKIMSHSAIKATTQAIQNGTGGVLGKKKKEDIATIESGAWVGSRNLPRYYNGSSANICPLSTLTNLKVEDERIHKNNICVRGFDS; encoded by the coding sequence atggctgaaatgtaccaagcttgggcgaaggggcatccaccaccgatttatcccgccaaccctgcttatatcccaccatcaacCCAACCTCCGGAgtctcccactgtgaactcatctccagcctttcccctctaccaacaatgccacggcgccacttcccatacttctcaagctccaccacccaaacaagaaCCATACCCTCCCtcaccaattacacctgtttttgtggcacctccacctgctacattacaccgatttTCCAGTGAACCcttgttccaaactcacgacaaccagtactatctccctgaacccaccttcaaagttccagaaccatatccttacacctCTCATCTTGATATTCCGACAGAGACCGagaaacttcccaaaaatcccgagcatgaagagatgatcagaaaggtcaaaagcttggaACAGtcattccgagatatgagggggctgggaggtcaagtgagtgtggcctataaggatttatgtctattcccagatgttcagttgccagcagggttcaaaatgcccaagtttgatctgtacgatggccatggtgacccggtagcacacttaagaggattttgtagcaaaataagAAGAGCAGGTGGAAGggatgaattgctaatggcatatttcagccaaagtttaagtagatcggccttagaatggtacaccagacaagatcacaacaggtggtacacatggggcgatttggcccaagccttcgcctgccattttcggtacaacctcgaaattatcccagatcGCCTATCGTTGACAAAGCTGGaaaagaagcccggtgagagcttcagggaatatggattccgctggagagagcaagcagcaagggttgacccttCGATGAAAGAAAACAatatggttgattatttcttgcagtccttggaacccacttatttcggtcacttggtgtcaacagtaggtaagtcctttaatgaagtcgtgaaaatgggaggcatggttgaagagggactcaagtccaacaagatcatgagtcactcagcgatcaaggcaaccactcaggccattcaaaacggtactgggggtgtgctcgggaagaagaagaaagaggatattgcgacaattgagtcaggagcttgggttggatccaggaaccttccccgttactacaatgggtctagcgcgaacatctgtcctctctccacattgacCAATCtgaaagtggaggatgaaaggattcacaagaacaatatttgcgttcggggattcgacagTTGA